The following coding sequences are from one Wenzhouxiangella sp. AB-CW3 window:
- the rpsB gene encoding 30S ribosomal protein S2, with amino-acid sequence MPNVTMRQMLEAGVHFGHQTRYWNPKMEPYIFGARGKIHIINLEETLPLLKESLDFLSRMASRRGTIMFVGTKRAASQSIAEEAQRCGMPYVSHRWLGGMMTNFRTVRGSINRLKELEEMETDGTFEKLVKKEVLELTRERDKLERSLGGIKDMNALPDAMFVIDVGHEDIAIKEARKLGIPVVAVVDTNHNPDKIDYVIPGNDDAIRAIRLYAQLAADAILEGRASAPLPEDGNDDEFVELDEEGNPIESKPASKKTAKKKTTKATKKTAKKKAAAKPAEGKDEAEAEPAPEAEAAAADETEAKAEPEADAAPKKVSKKKAAKKKATKKKAAKKTAAKSDDGDES; translated from the coding sequence ATGCCCAATGTCACCATGCGCCAGATGCTTGAAGCCGGCGTGCATTTCGGTCACCAGACCCGCTACTGGAACCCGAAGATGGAACCCTACATCTTTGGCGCCCGTGGCAAGATCCACATCATCAACCTCGAAGAAACCCTGCCGCTGCTCAAGGAATCGCTCGATTTCCTCAGCCGCATGGCCAGCCGTCGCGGCACGATCATGTTCGTCGGCACCAAGCGCGCAGCCAGCCAGTCAATTGCCGAGGAAGCCCAGCGCTGCGGCATGCCGTACGTTTCGCACCGCTGGCTTGGCGGCATGATGACCAACTTCCGTACCGTGCGTGGCTCCATCAACCGCCTCAAGGAACTGGAGGAGATGGAGACCGACGGCACCTTCGAGAAACTGGTCAAGAAGGAAGTTCTGGAACTGACGCGCGAGCGTGACAAGCTCGAGCGCAGCCTCGGCGGCATCAAGGACATGAATGCCCTGCCCGACGCGATGTTCGTCATCGATGTCGGCCACGAGGACATTGCCATCAAGGAAGCCCGCAAGCTGGGCATTCCCGTCGTGGCCGTGGTGGACACCAACCACAACCCCGACAAGATCGACTACGTGATCCCGGGCAACGACGATGCCATTCGCGCCATTCGTCTCTACGCCCAGTTGGCTGCCGATGCCATTCTGGAAGGCCGCGCCTCGGCCCCGCTGCCGGAAGACGGCAACGACGACGAGTTTGTCGAGCTCGACGAGGAAGGCAACCCGATCGAATCGAAGCCGGCCAGCAAGAAGACGGCCAAGAAGAAAACCACCAAGGCGACCAAGAAAACCGCCAAGAAGAAGGCTGCCGCCAAGCCGGCCGAGGGCAAGGATGAGGCCGAGGCCGAGCCCGCACCAGAAGCCGAAGCCGCTGCCGCCGACGAGACCGAAGCCAAGGCCGAGCCGGAAGCGGACGCTGCCCCCAAGAAGGTGAGCAAGAAGAAAGCCGCCAAAAAGAAGGCGACCAAGAAAAAAGCCGCCAAGAAAACCGCAGCCAAGTCCGATGACGGCGACGAGTCCTGA
- a CDS encoding mechanosensitive ion channel family protein, producing the protein MNEGNDIQLTESPEWLPGWLEGSWDLLAAFPLMLSLAIVIVGVGLAIIGRAIVLHSGARLTSRTSASLDQKLLRIAANVAALIVAYLAVVLAVQVLGLPERVEQIIVRILLSLLILRLMKSAMRAAHVGLEILSLVRDRFAIVEERTIPLFDLVLTVIIIAIAAYALLQVWNIDATAWLASAGVIGIAVGFAARDTLANLFAGFFIIADAPYKLGDYIVLDTGDRGEITKVGIRSTRLLTRDDVEITVPNSEMANAKIYNESGGRWVKFRIRLKVGVAYGSDVDQVVDLLVRVAGEHDTVCKDPDPRVRMRGFGDSSLDFELLCWVDHPADRGRVTHELYMQIYKELNREGIEIPFPQRDVWMRDSGQPATVEATDPHRAQT; encoded by the coding sequence ATGAACGAGGGAAACGATATCCAGCTGACCGAGAGTCCGGAATGGCTGCCGGGATGGCTGGAGGGGAGTTGGGATCTTCTGGCCGCGTTCCCCTTGATGCTGTCTCTGGCGATTGTGATTGTCGGTGTCGGTCTGGCGATCATCGGCCGCGCCATCGTGCTGCATTCCGGGGCCAGGCTGACCTCTCGCACCAGTGCCAGTCTGGATCAGAAGCTGCTGCGTATTGCGGCCAACGTGGCCGCCTTGATAGTGGCCTACCTGGCCGTGGTCCTGGCCGTCCAGGTCCTGGGGCTGCCAGAGCGTGTCGAGCAGATCATTGTTCGCATTCTGCTTAGCCTGCTGATTCTGCGGTTGATGAAATCGGCCATGCGCGCGGCTCACGTCGGCCTGGAAATTCTCAGCCTGGTGCGCGACCGCTTCGCCATTGTCGAGGAGCGCACCATTCCGCTGTTCGACCTGGTGCTGACGGTGATCATCATCGCCATCGCGGCCTATGCCCTGCTGCAGGTGTGGAATATCGACGCCACGGCCTGGTTGGCCTCGGCCGGCGTCATCGGCATTGCGGTGGGTTTTGCCGCCCGCGACACCCTGGCCAACTTGTTCGCCGGATTCTTCATCATTGCCGATGCACCCTACAAGCTGGGGGACTACATCGTACTGGACACCGGCGACCGCGGCGAAATCACCAAGGTGGGCATTCGCTCGACCCGCCTGCTCACCCGCGATGATGTCGAGATCACCGTGCCCAACTCCGAGATGGCCAATGCCAAGATCTACAACGAGTCGGGCGGGCGCTGGGTCAAGTTCCGTATTCGGCTCAAAGTTGGGGTGGCCTATGGGTCGGACGTCGATCAGGTCGTTGACTTGCTGGTGCGCGTGGCTGGCGAACACGACACGGTCTGCAAGGACCCCGACCCGCGAGTTCGCATGCGAGGATTCGGCGATTCCAGCCTGGATTTCGAGCTGCTTTGCTGGGTCGATCACCCGGCCGACCGCGGACGGGTTACGCACGAGCTCTACATGCAGATATACAAGGAGCTCAACCGGGAAGGCATAGAGATCCCGTTCCCGCAGCGCGATGTCTGGATGCGCGATTCGGGTCAACCAGCCACGGTGGAAGCTACCGACCCCCATCGAGCTCAAACCTGA
- a CDS encoding ECF-type sigma factor produces the protein MAHDPGSRAYNMNRQDDDHRTQVTQLLERLGSGSGSLERLAEVVYEDIHRLAHFQRYQMQAGETLRTTALVNEAFLKVFREDAQSSISNRQHLMRLMAIAIRQIIVDHARRHLAQKRGGNAIHIELDESQVAASHEDAARVLDMEAAIERLGEMDEQLSVLVSARFFAGYSTDELAELTGVSRRTVQRQLQRANAWLRFELDGGR, from the coding sequence ATGGCCCACGATCCCGGAAGCCGGGCCTACAACATGAACAGGCAAGATGACGATCACCGGACCCAGGTTACCCAGCTACTCGAGCGGCTGGGCAGTGGCTCCGGTTCGCTGGAGCGCCTGGCCGAGGTGGTCTACGAGGACATTCACCGGCTGGCCCATTTCCAACGCTACCAGATGCAGGCAGGCGAAACCCTGCGTACCACCGCGCTGGTCAATGAAGCTTTCCTGAAAGTCTTTCGAGAGGACGCCCAGTCATCCATCAGCAACCGTCAGCACCTGATGCGCCTGATGGCGATCGCCATTCGTCAGATTATCGTCGACCATGCCCGGCGCCACCTTGCACAGAAGCGCGGTGGCAATGCCATTCACATCGAGCTCGACGAGAGCCAGGTGGCGGCCAGCCACGAAGACGCGGCCCGCGTGCTGGACATGGAGGCTGCGATCGAGCGCCTGGGCGAGATGGATGAGCAGTTGAGCGTGCTGGTGTCCGCCCGCTTCTTTGCCGGCTATTCCACTGACGAACTGGCAGAACTGACCGGCGTGTCACGCAGAACGGTACAGCGTCAATTGCAACGCGCCAATGCCTGGCTCAGGTTTGAGCTCGATGGGGGTCGGTAG
- a CDS encoding flavin monoamine oxidase family protein translates to MARQRIVFERDRRRFLKQATIGAGLVAGGLLLPGTLVASGRNGNGQARIVVIGAGMAGLAAARELEAAGHRVDIVEARDRPGGRVHTLRDPFSDGLHAEAGAVALSSSYTVANRYIDELGLERADWAMPELKPLFHLRGERIVLDPSNPPEWPFELTEEERKLGPQGVVERYILEHLPEGISDETRWRDDPMLALDQMTLAEFMRENGASAGAVALVGATQWFGAFIDSGSMLASAMSSFGLFGAGAPFLIAGGNDRLPRALAEHMQGKIHYGHEAMAIEQDESGARVHARHGDDAVTFECDHIVCTAPAPVVRGFDFSPALPRAQRTAIEGIDYADTVRTYFEVDRGFWYDEGVAGTAMTDLPIEEVAVQPYSRAGSADTSAVLESHVRGGGSQPLIDRGDGLVDYVLGQIEKVHPQVRDHAGEGFHLHWGGDPHALGAYSVPAPGQISRYLPALGQAHGRVHFAGEHTSILSATIEGALRSGVRAAAEVNQAMSRQHARASW, encoded by the coding sequence ATGGCCAGGCAACGGATCGTTTTCGAGAGGGACCGGCGTCGATTTCTCAAGCAGGCCACCATCGGGGCCGGGCTGGTCGCGGGCGGCCTGCTCCTGCCCGGCACGCTGGTGGCGAGCGGAAGAAATGGCAATGGTCAGGCACGTATCGTTGTCATCGGTGCCGGCATGGCCGGCCTGGCGGCGGCACGTGAACTGGAAGCCGCCGGGCACCGGGTCGATATCGTCGAGGCCCGCGACCGACCGGGCGGGCGCGTTCATACGCTGCGCGATCCCTTTTCCGATGGCCTGCATGCCGAAGCCGGCGCCGTTGCCCTGTCCTCCAGCTATACGGTGGCCAACCGCTATATCGACGAGCTGGGGCTGGAACGGGCCGACTGGGCCATGCCCGAGCTCAAGCCGCTCTTCCATCTGCGCGGAGAGCGGATCGTGCTCGATCCGTCCAATCCGCCCGAGTGGCCCTTTGAACTGACCGAAGAGGAGAGAAAGCTGGGGCCGCAGGGTGTCGTCGAGCGCTACATCCTCGAACACCTGCCCGAGGGCATCAGCGACGAGACCCGCTGGCGGGATGACCCCATGCTGGCACTCGACCAGATGACCCTGGCCGAGTTCATGCGTGAAAACGGGGCATCTGCAGGGGCCGTGGCGCTGGTCGGCGCCACGCAATGGTTCGGTGCTTTCATCGATTCCGGATCGATGCTGGCCTCTGCCATGTCCAGTTTCGGCCTGTTCGGCGCCGGCGCCCCGTTCCTGATCGCCGGCGGCAACGACCGCCTGCCGCGCGCCCTGGCCGAGCACATGCAGGGCAAGATTCACTACGGGCACGAGGCAATGGCCATCGAACAGGACGAATCCGGCGCAAGGGTCCATGCCCGGCACGGTGATGATGCCGTCACGTTCGAATGCGACCACATCGTGTGCACGGCGCCGGCACCGGTCGTTCGCGGATTCGATTTCAGCCCGGCCCTGCCCCGGGCCCAGCGCACGGCGATCGAGGGCATTGACTATGCCGACACCGTGCGCACCTATTTCGAGGTTGATCGGGGATTCTGGTATGACGAGGGCGTGGCGGGCACGGCGATGACCGACCTGCCGATCGAGGAAGTAGCCGTGCAGCCCTACTCGCGTGCCGGTAGTGCGGACACATCGGCCGTGCTCGAAAGTCACGTGCGAGGTGGCGGGTCGCAACCGCTCATCGACCGGGGAGACGGACTGGTCGACTACGTGCTCGGTCAGATCGAAAAGGTTCACCCGCAGGTTCGCGATCACGCCGGCGAGGGATTCCACCTGCACTGGGGCGGCGACCCCCATGCCCTTGGCGCCTACTCGGTACCCGCACCGGGCCAGATCAGCCGATACCTGCCGGCTCTTGGCCAGGCCCACGGACGGGTACACTTCGCCGGAGAGCACACCTCGATTCTCAGTGCCACCATCGAGGGCGCCCTGCGCTCGGGCGTTCGTGCAGCCGCCGAGGTGAACCAGGCCATGTCGCGCCAACATGCCCGGGCGTCCTGGTGA
- a CDS encoding winged helix-turn-helix domain-containing protein — protein MSDLERGFQLEDWEVHPQQNLLTGPAGEAHLTPRCMDVLALLAKRAGEVVDRDEFSVSIWHPVIVSDATLTRHISMLRKLLGDETDQPRFIETIPKRGYRLVATVRPLPAAPDQEQAEPAAPHAPGDRTLHAQRRTRLPALLVLLLALGVAGMLTFLPREAEIEAPLSIAVLPFEAFGVEHEEVLTDGLHHDLLTRLSLIDELRVISRTSVKRYRDSVLPITEIAAELGVQWVVEGAVQREGDEIQVNAQLIDGASDTHIWARTYRHDLNAENLFAIQTDIVEDIAASLAPKLSTAEKEQDHTAPTRNLAAYTLTHQGQAYLRAQDEEAAEQALAFFRKAIEQDPDYALAWVGLANALGTLHDYGYRPLEEVKPEAEAAIQRAKELDPNLPEVHVSLAGLYAARGNRPKANRFLRRAITLGPSHAKAHSHLSWNYQLTGMTVEALDSARKAVELDPFSQEAQTNLVGALMANGRYPEALQQARDMEAQALPYLDNFYKGLVLYFKGRYRDAIGTLEPMEVAWAGGGTRAVRALAHVELGERQQAQALHDELLELDYHFSAGLVLAALGEIEAAFATFDQIEQWGHWPALAMNLYGDVLIPDELLDDARFEALQSDLWQQQGLDDASHLPEA, from the coding sequence GTGAGCGATCTGGAACGCGGTTTCCAACTGGAAGACTGGGAAGTTCATCCCCAGCAGAACCTGCTGACCGGGCCGGCCGGAGAAGCCCACCTGACCCCTCGCTGCATGGATGTTCTGGCATTGCTGGCCAAGCGTGCCGGCGAGGTGGTTGACCGCGACGAGTTCAGCGTAAGCATCTGGCACCCCGTCATCGTCAGCGACGCCACGCTGACCCGTCACATCTCGATGCTCCGAAAACTGCTCGGCGACGAGACCGATCAACCTAGGTTCATCGAGACCATTCCCAAGCGCGGCTATCGGCTGGTGGCGACGGTTCGGCCATTACCCGCGGCGCCCGATCAGGAGCAAGCAGAGCCGGCTGCGCCGCATGCTCCAGGCGATCGCACACTTCATGCCCAACGCCGCACCCGACTGCCCGCACTGCTCGTGCTGCTGCTAGCACTGGGTGTGGCGGGCATGCTGACTTTCCTGCCGCGCGAAGCCGAGATCGAAGCCCCGTTATCAATCGCGGTCCTGCCGTTCGAGGCGTTCGGCGTGGAGCACGAAGAAGTGCTGACCGACGGCCTGCACCACGACCTGCTCACGCGCCTGTCGCTCATCGACGAGCTGCGGGTCATTTCCAGGACCTCGGTCAAGCGCTACCGCGACTCCGTGCTCCCGATTACGGAGATTGCAGCCGAACTGGGGGTGCAGTGGGTCGTGGAAGGCGCGGTGCAGAGGGAAGGCGACGAGATCCAGGTCAATGCCCAGCTGATCGACGGAGCCAGCGATACCCACATCTGGGCAAGAACCTATCGACACGACCTGAATGCAGAGAACCTCTTTGCCATTCAAACCGACATCGTCGAGGACATCGCCGCATCCCTGGCCCCAAAACTCAGTACGGCCGAGAAGGAGCAGGACCATACGGCGCCGACCAGGAACCTGGCCGCCTACACCCTGACCCATCAGGGCCAGGCCTATCTCAGGGCCCAAGATGAAGAAGCGGCCGAACAGGCCCTGGCATTCTTTCGCAAGGCCATAGAACAGGATCCCGACTATGCACTGGCCTGGGTCGGCCTGGCCAATGCACTCGGCACACTGCATGACTATGGCTACCGCCCACTCGAGGAAGTCAAGCCCGAGGCCGAGGCCGCCATCCAGCGGGCAAAGGAACTGGACCCCAACCTTCCCGAAGTGCATGTGTCACTGGCCGGACTTTACGCTGCGCGCGGTAACAGGCCGAAGGCGAACCGATTCTTGCGGCGAGCCATCACGCTGGGTCCCAGCCATGCAAAAGCTCACAGTCACCTGAGCTGGAACTACCAGTTGACCGGCATGACTGTCGAGGCACTGGACAGCGCCCGTAAGGCCGTGGAACTCGACCCGTTTTCGCAGGAGGCACAGACCAACCTCGTCGGTGCCCTGATGGCCAATGGTCGCTACCCGGAAGCACTGCAACAGGCCCGTGACATGGAGGCACAAGCGCTGCCCTACCTCGACAATTTCTACAAGGGGCTGGTGCTCTACTTCAAGGGCCGATACCGCGACGCCATCGGCACACTGGAACCGATGGAGGTTGCCTGGGCCGGCGGCGGCACCCGGGCGGTCCGGGCACTGGCACATGTCGAGCTGGGAGAACGGCAACAGGCTCAAGCGCTGCATGATGAGCTGCTAGAACTCGACTACCATTTCTCCGCCGGACTGGTGCTGGCTGCCCTGGGCGAGATCGAGGCGGCGTTTGCCACCTTCGATCAGATCGAACAATGGGGCCACTGGCCTGCGCTGGCGATGAACCTCTACGGCGACGTGCTGATACCCGACGAACTGCTCGATGACGCGCGCTTCGAAGCACTGCAGTCCGATCTATGGCAACAGCAGGGCCTGGACGATGCGAGTCACCTCCCCGAAGCCTGA
- a CDS encoding proline--tRNA ligase, which translates to MKTSAFHIATKREVPADAEIVSHQLMLRTGMIRKLTSGIYTWTPLGLKVLRRVEQVVREEMDASGSLEMLMPAIQPAELWQESGRWDDFGPLLLKITDRAGREFAYGPTHEEVITEFARADLRSYKQLPICFYQIQNKFRDEIRPRFGVMRAREFLMKDGYSFHMDEECLDRFYQVMYETYSKIFKRLGLKFKAVAADSGAIGGAVSHEFHVLADSGEDQIAHVPDGEFAANVELAEAVATGERAEPTEDMRLVDTPDAKTIADLVDQFDLPIEKTVKTLVVEASDAVDADFVALLVRGDHELNAVKAEKLEQVAAPLRMATEEEIRATIGAGPGSLGPVKLPIPCIVDRQVAVMSDFGAGANIDDKHYFGINWGRDVELPEVADLRNVVAGDPSPDGKGRLELIRGIEVGHIFQLGRKYSEAMNAVVMDPDGRGTHPTMGCYGIGVSRIVAAAIEQNHDDNGIIWPESMAPFDVLILPLNAHKSHRVREQAEKYYDELRASGREVLMDDRPLRPGVMFADAELIGIPHVLVVGERGLDNGTVEYRQRGGESRDVALSEVGALFSG; encoded by the coding sequence ATGAAAACCTCCGCCTTTCACATCGCCACCAAGCGTGAAGTCCCCGCCGACGCCGAAATCGTCAGCCATCAGCTGATGCTCAGGACCGGCATGATCCGCAAGCTGACCTCCGGCATCTACACCTGGACGCCGCTGGGGCTGAAGGTGCTGCGCCGGGTCGAGCAGGTGGTGCGCGAGGAGATGGATGCCTCCGGCTCGCTGGAAATGCTGATGCCGGCCATCCAGCCGGCCGAGCTGTGGCAGGAATCGGGGCGCTGGGACGACTTTGGCCCGCTGCTACTCAAGATCACCGACCGCGCCGGGCGCGAATTCGCCTATGGGCCGACCCATGAAGAGGTCATCACCGAGTTTGCCCGCGCCGATCTGCGCTCCTACAAGCAGTTGCCGATCTGTTTTTACCAGATCCAGAACAAGTTCCGCGACGAGATCCGTCCTCGCTTCGGCGTGATGCGCGCACGCGAATTCCTGATGAAGGACGGCTACTCCTTTCACATGGACGAGGAGTGTCTCGACCGCTTCTACCAGGTCATGTACGAGACTTACTCGAAGATCTTCAAGCGCCTGGGCCTGAAGTTCAAGGCGGTGGCGGCCGACTCCGGCGCCATCGGCGGCGCGGTCAGCCACGAGTTCCATGTGCTGGCCGATTCGGGTGAAGACCAGATCGCGCACGTGCCCGACGGCGAGTTCGCCGCCAACGTCGAACTGGCCGAGGCCGTGGCCACGGGCGAGCGCGCCGAACCGACCGAGGACATGCGCCTGGTCGATACGCCCGATGCGAAAACCATCGCCGACCTGGTCGACCAGTTTGATCTGCCGATCGAGAAGACCGTCAAGACACTGGTGGTCGAGGCCAGCGACGCCGTCGATGCCGATTTCGTCGCGCTGCTGGTGCGTGGCGACCACGAACTCAACGCCGTCAAAGCCGAGAAACTCGAGCAGGTGGCTGCGCCGCTACGCATGGCAACGGAAGAAGAAATCCGGGCCACCATCGGTGCCGGGCCCGGCAGCCTGGGACCGGTCAAGCTCCCCATCCCTTGCATTGTCGACCGCCAGGTCGCGGTGATGAGCGATTTCGGTGCCGGTGCCAATATCGACGACAAGCACTACTTCGGCATCAACTGGGGCCGTGACGTGGAATTGCCCGAAGTGGCCGATCTGAGAAACGTGGTTGCCGGCGATCCCTCGCCCGACGGCAAAGGCCGGCTCGAGCTGATCCGTGGTATCGAGGTCGGTCACATCTTCCAGCTCGGCCGCAAGTACTCCGAGGCCATGAACGCCGTGGTCATGGACCCCGACGGTCGCGGCACCCACCCGACCATGGGCTGCTACGGCATCGGCGTGTCACGCATCGTCGCCGCCGCCATCGAACAGAACCACGACGACAACGGCATCATCTGGCCCGAGTCCATGGCGCCGTTCGACGTGCTGATCCTGCCCCTGAATGCCCACAAGTCGCACCGCGTGCGCGAGCAGGCGGAAAAATACTATGACGAACTCCGCGCCAGCGGCCGGGAAGTACTGATGGACGACCGCCCGCTGCGCCCCGGCGTGATGTTCGCCGACGCCGAGCTGATCGGCATCCCGCACGTGCTGGTGGTCGGCGAACGCGGGCTGGACAACGGCACGGTGGAATATCGACAGCGCGGCGGTGAATCCCGCGATGTTGCGCTAAGCGAAGTGGGAGCGCTGTTTTCCGGGTGA
- the pssA gene encoding CDP-diacylglycerol--serine O-phosphatidyltransferase: MKEQKTPNGVARGAFLLPNALTTGALMAGFFAIVSAINGQPVAACIAILIAGVLDGLDGRVARLTNTQSEFGVQYDSLSDMVSFGMAPAVLVYTWALSDLGEVDTMAANIGWLGAFFYCACAALRLARFNTQAGVADKAYFQGLASPAAAGTIVAAVWFSVSREIEPDTVAWIVLVLTILLGTLMFSRVRYFSFKAWPARDRVPIAWIFVLLVLLVLLAIDLPAVLLTIGLVYVFSGPVVTFRGRYRQRRRRRREGPDESQ, translated from the coding sequence ATGAAAGAACAGAAAACGCCCAATGGTGTCGCGCGTGGCGCCTTTCTACTGCCTAATGCACTGACAACCGGTGCCCTGATGGCAGGCTTTTTTGCCATCGTCTCGGCCATTAACGGTCAGCCGGTAGCGGCGTGCATCGCCATCCTGATTGCCGGGGTACTTGATGGCCTGGATGGTCGCGTGGCGCGGCTGACCAACACCCAGTCCGAGTTCGGGGTGCAGTACGACAGCCTGTCCGACATGGTGTCATTCGGCATGGCGCCCGCGGTACTGGTCTACACCTGGGCCCTGTCCGACCTGGGCGAAGTCGACACCATGGCCGCCAACATCGGCTGGCTGGGGGCTTTTTTCTACTGCGCCTGCGCCGCACTTCGACTGGCCCGGTTCAACACCCAGGCCGGCGTGGCCGACAAGGCCTATTTCCAGGGGTTGGCCAGCCCGGCGGCCGCCGGGACCATCGTGGCTGCGGTCTGGTTTTCGGTCAGTCGCGAAATCGAGCCGGACACGGTGGCCTGGATCGTTCTTGTGCTCACCATCCTGCTCGGCACGCTGATGTTCTCGCGGGTGCGGTATTTCAGTTTCAAGGCCTGGCCGGCCCGCGACCGGGTTCCCATCGCCTGGATATTCGTGCTGCTGGTACTGCTGGTTCTGCTGGCTATCGATCTGCCCGCCGTGTTGCTGACCATCGGCCTGGTTTACGTGTTCTCCGGGCCGGTGGTGACGTTCAGGGGACGCTATCGGCAGCGACGGCGGCGGCGCCGGGAGGGTCCCGATGAGAGCCAGTAG
- a CDS encoding DNA polymerase III subunit psi yields MRASSPHSRQRLAAMGIDLWIRRDRPLPASQVATTTDGQRADLRIRMSSGSGPWLLVQSEPWSGAHEKLLADITATIGPEQVRFGQWAVSDSAGVPIHALDDRGIRHVLAFGDSPRPVDSEQIIVAPALAELAESASARRRLWQVLAPGLAR; encoded by the coding sequence ATGAGAGCCAGTAGCCCACATTCGCGTCAACGTCTGGCCGCCATGGGCATCGACCTGTGGATACGGCGCGATAGGCCGTTGCCAGCCAGTCAGGTCGCCACGACAACTGACGGGCAGCGGGCGGACCTGCGCATTCGCATGTCTTCGGGCAGTGGCCCGTGGTTGCTGGTTCAGAGTGAGCCCTGGTCCGGCGCGCACGAGAAACTGCTGGCCGATATCACCGCCACCATCGGACCGGAACAGGTGCGCTTCGGTCAGTGGGCGGTTTCCGACTCGGCCGGTGTCCCGATCCATGCGCTCGATGATCGTGGTATTCGCCATGTGCTGGCGTTTGGCGACTCGCCACGTCCCGTCGACTCCGAGCAGATCATTGTCGCACCCGCGCTCGCTGAGCTGGCGGAAAGCGCTTCGGCGCGCCGTCGCCTTTGGCAGGTGCTCGCACCCGGGTTGGCCAGGTAA
- the rimI gene encoding ribosomal protein S18-alanine N-acetyltransferase — MAAVLSPRREIRRMVRADLSAVNTIEQASYPFPWSRGIFSDCLRVGYHCHVLTEDEVVRGYAIVSHALDEAHLLNLCIDPQRRRTGLASELLEHMVDDARMISASRMFLEVRPSNRAAMDLYRRHGFRVIGRRPGYYPARDGREDAVIMVYRFDSRAA, encoded by the coding sequence ATGGCTGCCGTGCTGTCACCGCGCCGGGAAATACGCCGCATGGTCCGTGCCGACCTGTCGGCGGTAAACACCATTGAACAGGCCTCCTATCCATTTCCCTGGAGCCGCGGCATTTTTTCCGACTGCCTTCGGGTTGGCTATCACTGCCATGTCCTGACCGAGGATGAGGTGGTGCGTGGGTATGCCATTGTTTCGCACGCTCTTGATGAAGCGCATCTGCTGAATCTCTGCATCGACCCGCAGCGGCGCCGCACCGGCCTGGCCAGTGAGCTGCTCGAGCACATGGTTGACGATGCCCGCATGATTTCTGCCTCGCGCATGTTCCTGGAGGTGCGCCCGTCGAACCGGGCCGCCATGGATCTGTATCGACGGCACGGATTTCGGGTCATCGGGCGCAGGCCCGGATATTACCCGGCTCGGGATGGCCGCGAGGATGCGGTCATCATGGTCTACCGTTTCGACAGCCGGGCGGCTTGA
- a CDS encoding carbon-nitrogen hydrolase family protein, with the protein MNDRLIVAAAQIAPVWLDRKATIERVVEAIDQAAVSGTELVAFGECLVPGYPFWVDRTDGARFDSTLQADLYAHYVDQAVDIQAGDLDRVCEAARRCAVMVVLGVLERPAARGESVYASAVVIGKDGSIQSTQRKLMPTFEERLVWATGDGHGLRTHSLGRFTVGALNCWENWMPLARASLQAQGEDLHVAIWPGNPRNTREITRFMAFEGRSYVLSVAGLMRAEDWPDDLPHAATLKQATEDMPWARGGSCLAGPDGNWLIEPVIDQSGVFTAEIDHARVRRARQKFDPSGHYSRPDVFKLRVNRRRQQIGEFED; encoded by the coding sequence ATGAATGATCGACTGATAGTGGCAGCGGCGCAGATCGCGCCGGTCTGGCTGGACCGCAAGGCCACGATCGAGCGGGTGGTCGAGGCGATCGACCAGGCCGCCGTTTCGGGCACCGAGCTGGTGGCGTTCGGCGAATGCCTGGTGCCCGGCTATCCTTTCTGGGTCGATCGCACCGACGGGGCGCGCTTCGACAGCACGTTGCAGGCCGACCTCTACGCCCACTACGTCGACCAGGCCGTCGATATCCAGGCCGGCGATCTCGACCGGGTCTGCGAAGCGGCACGCCGCTGCGCGGTCATGGTGGTGCTGGGCGTGCTCGAGCGGCCGGCCGCGCGCGGCGAAAGCGTCTATGCCAGCGCCGTGGTCATCGGCAAGGACGGCAGTATTCAAAGCACCCAGCGCAAGCTCATGCCCACTTTCGAGGAACGACTGGTCTGGGCCACCGGCGATGGCCATGGTCTTCGCACCCATTCACTCGGCCGTTTCACCGTCGGCGCACTCAACTGCTGGGAAAACTGGATGCCACTGGCGCGCGCCTCGCTGCAGGCCCAGGGCGAAGACCTGCACGTGGCGATCTGGCCGGGCAACCCGCGCAACACCCGCGAGATCACCCGTTTCATGGCGTTTGAGGGCCGCAGCTATGTGCTGTCCGTGGCCGGCTTGATGCGTGCCGAGGACTGGCCGGACGATCTGCCGCATGCCGCCACACTCAAGCAGGCCACCGAGGACATGCCCTGGGCGCGCGGCGGTTCCTGCCTGGCCGGTCCCGATGGCAACTGGTTGATCGAGCCTGTAATCGACCAATCCGGCGTGTTCACCGCCGAAATCGATCATGCCCGCGTGCGTCGCGCACGCCAGAAATTCGATCCGTCCGGTCACTACTCCCGGCCCGACGTGTTCAAGCTACGGGTCAACCGCCGTCGCCAGCAGATTGGCGAGTTCGAGGACTGA